Genomic DNA from candidate division WOR-3 bacterium:
TAATGAAGATAGAGTTGGTTCACTTAAGGATATAAAATACTTTACAATAAAGAAATGATTGAATATTATAACGAGGAAAAGACCCCTTTTGAGATAGTTGAGGAGTTAAATAAATATATTGTTGGACAAGAAGAAGCTAAAAAAGCAGTTGCTATTGCTTTGAGGAATAGGTGGAGAAGAATGAGAGTAAAGGGTAAGATAAGAGAAGAGATTCATCCCTTTAATATTCTTATGATAGGACCAACAGGTGTTGGAAAAACTGAGATAGCAAGGAGACTTGCTCAGCTTACTGGTTCGCCTTTTTTAAAAATTGAGGCTACAAGATACACTGAGGTTGGGTATGTTGGGAAGGATGTAGAGAGTATGGTTAGAGATTTAGTGGAGGTTGCTTTTAATATGTTGAGACAGAAAAAAGTGAAAGAAGTGGAAAATAGAGCAAGGGAACTTGCAGAGGATAAAATTATAGAAATACTTGCAGGAACTCAGTTTTCTCCAAGAGAGACAATAAGAGAACATTTAAGAAGGGGATTTTATAATGATAGAGAAATTGATATTGAAGTAAAACAATCTCCTGTTTCTGTTATTCCAGTACCCTTGGGTCAGGATACAATTGCTCAGAGTTTACAGGATGTTATGGAAGATATTTTCCCAAAGAGGACAGTTATAAAGAGAATGAAAGTTAAGGATGCACTTGAATATTACACTCAAGAAGCTGCAAATAAGCTTATCAACATTGAAGAAGTAAAACAGGAAGCACTAAGGCTTGCACAGGAAAAAGGTATAATTTTTATAGATGAGATTGATAAAATAGTAGGTAAGGGGGAAGAGCATGGACCGTCTGTTTCAAGAGAAGGTGTTCAGAGAGATCTTTTACCAATTGTGGAGGGAACAAGTGTATGGACAAAGTATGGTGTTGTAAAAACTGATAATATTCTTTTTATAGGAGCAGGTGCTTTCAGTAAATGTTCACCTCAGGATTTGATACCTGAACTTCAAGGAAGATTTCCTATAAGAGTAGAGTTACATCCACTTGGTGAGAAGGAATTCGAGAGGATTTTGGTTGAACCTGAAAATTCTCTTTTGAAACAGTTTAAAGCTTTATTTGAGGCAGAGGGATTTACTTTAGAGTTTGAGGAAGAGGCAATTAAAAATATAGCGCATTACGCCTACCTTGCAAATCAAAAAATGGAAGATATTGGAGCAAGAAGATTGCAAACTGTGATGAACCTTGTTCTTGAAGATGCTTTATTTAGAATGCCTTATTTAGACAGAAATCCTTATGTGGTTACAGCTTCCTATGTTGATGAAATATTATCAAAAGCATTAAAGGAGGAAGATGTATCAAGGTATATCTTATGAATATTAGAAAACCTGCAGTAAGTGGTGCTTTTTATCCCTCAGAAAAAAAAGAACTTGAAAATTTAATAGGTATGCTATTTGAAAATGTTGAAGATATTGATTTAAAAATTAAATCAGCTATAACACCTCATGCAGGCTATATTTACTCAGGAGAAACAGCTTCATATGTTTATAAAAATCTTAAAAATTATTATGAAAGAATAGTAATTTTAGGTGTTTCTCATCATTATTCTTTTAATTATGCTTCCCTTGATGAAAATGAGAGATGGCAAACTCCCTTAGGTGAAGTAGAAATTGATTTAGATTTTGAAAAAAGATTGAAAAATTACGATGTATTTAAATTTAATTCTATTTATCACAGTAATGAACATTCCCTTGAAGTTCAGGTTCCCTTTTTACAGTATAAATTTAAAGATAAATTTAAATTGGTTCCTATTCTAATAGGAACATTCAAAAGAGAAACTCTTGATATTATAGCAGAAGTTTTAAAAAAGGAAATAGATGATAAGACACTTGTAATTGCAAGTTCGGATTTTTATCACGGTTATTCTTATAGAGATTGTAAAAATGTGAATATACATTCAAAGGAAATACTTGAAAGAGGTGATCCCCAAGAATTTTTTAATGGAATAATGGAGGAAAAGATTATGGCCTGTGGAGCTTCTGCAATATATGTTCTTTTAAAAATTTTTAGAAACGGTAAATTTGGAAGGAAAGTTTTATATATGACAACCTCACAAGATGTTATAAAAGAAAAATCATGGGGTTATGTTGTTGGTTATATATCTTTTGTAATATATGAATAGGGCTCAAAAAGTTTTTGATTTTTTTAAAAAACTTTACGAACTCGGTCTTTATGTTTTTGGAGAAAGAGATAAAATTGAGAATATAAAAATTCGCACACAGAATGAGCTTAAAAAAATGACTGACATGTTCAAAGAAATGGAGGATGTAACATTAAAAATAGGCGATATTTCCAGTAAAGTTGAAGGAGAGTTACTTAAAATCTATAATAAGTTACCTCTTTATCTTTCCTTTTACAACAAAGAAATTGAGAGGATAGAAAAGGTTTTAAGATTCTTTGAGAAGTTGGGAGAGAATACTGAAAAATTGCTAGAAGAGATTCACTATATAGAGATTGTTTCAAGAAATTCTGAAATAAAGGCTTATCATCTTGGAGAGAAAGGTAAAGGTTTATCTGTGGTTTCTCAAGAATTATCAAAATTAGCACAGAGGATTATATCGCATGCAAAAATTCTTTCTTTGGATGTTGGAAAGATTAAAGATAATTTTGAGTCTTTAAAACTAAAACAAAACAAAATTCTGGAGCTGGTTGGAGAATTAAATAAATATGAAAAAATTTTAAGCGAGATATTTGAAAAATTAAAAGAATCTATAAAGAATTTTTTGAATACTCTAAAGGATCTTGTTTTTATATATTCAGAGAGAAAAACTCTTTTAGATGAATTGTTTAGGAACATAATAGATCTTGAAACAAAAAGTACCCTCCTTTTTAATGATGCCGAGAAAGTGCTTATTTATTCAGAGATTTTTAAAGGGAATGAAGAAATTCTTGAATCTCTTTATGAAATAATGGATTTAGCTTCCTCATCACCTACTTATCTTAAAAAGAGACTAAAGAATAAGATCGAGTTTTTTTCAAATAATATAGACTTAATTATAAAAGAATTAAGTGGTAGATTTTCTAATTTTGAAAAGAGTAAGGATGAATGGGAGAAAAAATTAGATATTTTAAGGAGTATTGTTGGAAAAATTAAAATCCAGGATAAAAGGATAAAGGACTTAGAAGAGTTAACTCTTAAAAATTTCAAGTTAAATGTTTCTTACTATCTGGATCAAATTAATAATATGGATAAAGTTATAAATGAGTTTTTTTCCTATTTAATTTCCTATCGAGAATCTTTTAATTTTGAAAGAACCGATTTTAAATTTTTAAAGTATTTGAGACAGATGAAAGAAGATTTAAAAGACGGAGAAATTCTCTCCCTTTACTCATCAGTTGAAACAGCAAGGGCAGGTATAAAAGAAGATCCCCTATCTATGGAGCTCAAAGAAAGAGTCAGAAATTCTATATCTTTGTCAGATGAGATTATAGGATTTATAAAAGAAATTACAAGCTTAGCGATAGCTAAAGAGAGTTTATTTACTGAGTATGAAAAGGACATAAGTTTTTTTGATATGAAAAAAGAAATTGAGATACTTGAAGAAAGTTTTGATAAGATAGGGGAAATGACAGATATTATAGGAAGGGATATAGAAAAATTTAAGGACACCTTTGAGATGCTTGAAGAATTCATAAATCAATTGACACTAAAATTCAAGGATATTGAAAAGCT
This window encodes:
- a CDS encoding ABC transporter substrate-binding protein, translating into MNRAQKVFDFFKKLYELGLYVFGERDKIENIKIRTQNELKKMTDMFKEMEDVTLKIGDISSKVEGELLKIYNKLPLYLSFYNKEIERIEKVLRFFEKLGENTEKLLEEIHYIEIVSRNSEIKAYHLGEKGKGLSVVSQELSKLAQRIISHAKILSLDVGKIKDNFESLKLKQNKILELVGELNKYEKILSEIFEKLKESIKNFLNTLKDLVFIYSERKTLLDELFRNIIDLETKSTLLFNDAEKVLIYSEIFKGNEEILESLYEIMDLASSSPTYLKKRLKNKIEFFSNNIDLIIKELSGRFSNFEKSKDEWEKKLDILRSIVGKIKIQDKRIKDLEELTLKNFKLNVSYYLDQINNMDKVINEFFSYLISYRESFNFERTDFKFLKYLRQMKEDLKDGEILSLYSSVETARAGIKEDPLSMELKERVRNSISLSDEIIGFIKEITSLAIAKESLFTEYEKDISFFDMKKEIEILEESFDKIGEMTDIIGRDIEKFKDTFEMLEEFINQLTLKFKDIEKLMGDTKRNISDVKEDTIRRLPHIDYLEEKSVEEIVLRLPLNSNPANLNPYMATDATSNTILENIHRSLFMVSPISSKVIPFLVEKFEIEKEGKLYIFYLRKNVKFHNGEIMTSHDVRDSLMRTLRGNYRNYFDMIKGAKDFIEGTKNFVEGIRIVDDYRIEVELEYPFVPFIYNLSLVNAAITREKNGDLIGLGPFILKDYKKDEYIELVAFDDYFAGRANVDRIIFLIKEKETISFLNMFLKGELDVLEPSYEEEEILKEKAPNYFQKIKTVPELSIHRLDFNNRKYPFNNIHFRKALNYAFDKEKFIKEILKGRSIKANGIFAPSSEVYNPDLKGYEFDIEKAKEEFSKSGVKLPIKIKLTVSESIAYRRNAEFIKECFEKLGIEVQLEVKPWKEFLESIHLDKTECHTIGWVADTGDPDSIVYPMYHSNSIKSGANEAKYSNPLVDKLIEEARRVRIPEIRKKIYQEIEKKILEDAPCIFLYHPYERVLLSDKVLGIWPHPLGHFRLEIAFKFP
- the hslU gene encoding ATP-dependent protease ATPase subunit HslU; translation: MIEYYNEEKTPFEIVEELNKYIVGQEEAKKAVAIALRNRWRRMRVKGKIREEIHPFNILMIGPTGVGKTEIARRLAQLTGSPFLKIEATRYTEVGYVGKDVESMVRDLVEVAFNMLRQKKVKEVENRARELAEDKIIEILAGTQFSPRETIREHLRRGFYNDREIDIEVKQSPVSVIPVPLGQDTIAQSLQDVMEDIFPKRTVIKRMKVKDALEYYTQEAANKLINIEEVKQEALRLAQEKGIIFIDEIDKIVGKGEEHGPSVSREGVQRDLLPIVEGTSVWTKYGVVKTDNILFIGAGAFSKCSPQDLIPELQGRFPIRVELHPLGEKEFERILVEPENSLLKQFKALFEAEGFTLEFEEEAIKNIAHYAYLANQKMEDIGARRLQTVMNLVLEDALFRMPYLDRNPYVVTASYVDEILSKALKEEDVSRYIL
- the amrB gene encoding AmmeMemoRadiSam system protein B, whose translation is MNIRKPAVSGAFYPSEKKELENLIGMLFENVEDIDLKIKSAITPHAGYIYSGETASYVYKNLKNYYERIVILGVSHHYSFNYASLDENERWQTPLGEVEIDLDFEKRLKNYDVFKFNSIYHSNEHSLEVQVPFLQYKFKDKFKLVPILIGTFKRETLDIIAEVLKKEIDDKTLVIASSDFYHGYSYRDCKNVNIHSKEILERGDPQEFFNGIMEEKIMACGASAIYVLLKIFRNGKFGRKVLYMTTSQDVIKEKSWGYVVGYISFVIYE